A genome region from Tolypothrix sp. PCC 7712 includes the following:
- a CDS encoding carbon dioxide-concentrating mechanism protein CcmK yields MTLSLGMIEVYGVPAAVEVGDAMCKAARITLVGYENTDLGRITVLIRGEVGEVTVAVGAGLEAVGRVNGGEVLSHHIIPRPHENLEYVLPIHRSANVEQFNADIRFPPPLSA; encoded by the coding sequence ATGACACTATCACTCGGCATGATTGAAGTTTATGGCGTACCCGCAGCCGTGGAAGTTGGGGATGCGATGTGTAAGGCGGCGCGGATCACGCTTGTAGGGTATGAAAATACTGATTTGGGGCGAATTACGGTGCTGATTCGGGGGGAAGTAGGCGAGGTAACTGTTGCAGTAGGTGCAGGATTAGAAGCAGTAGGACGAGTGAATGGGGGTGAAGTGCTTTCCCATCATATAATTCCCCGCCCCCATGAAAATTTAGAATATGTGTTACCGATTCATCGCAGCGCCAATGTTGAGCAATTTAATGCCGATATCCGCTTTCCTCCGCCCCTTTCAGCTTAA
- the dusB gene encoding tRNA dihydrouridine synthase DusB, whose translation MVTLSPSLKARLSQPLKIGAFAVNSRVLQSPLSGVTDLVFRRLVRRYAPDSMMYTEMVNATGLHYVKELPKIMEVDPNERPISIQLFDCRPDFLAEAAVKAVEEGADTVDINMGCPVNKITKNGGGSSLLRQPEVAEAIVREVVKAVNVPVTVKTRIGWNDKEITILDFAKRMEDAGAQMITVHGRTRAQGYNGNARWEWIARVKEILSIPVIGNGDIFSVEAAVKCLEQTGADGVMCSRGTLGYPFLVGEVDYFLKTGELLPPPTPIQRLECAREHLQALWEYKGDRGVRQARKHMTWYAKGFVGAADLRGQLSCVETVNQGLDLIDRAIEQLTKGYEPELDAESNFAFVS comes from the coding sequence ATGGTTACTCTATCTCCTAGCCTCAAAGCTAGACTCTCTCAACCCTTAAAAATCGGTGCTTTTGCAGTCAACAGCCGGGTTTTACAGTCACCTTTATCTGGTGTCACTGATTTGGTATTTCGCCGTCTGGTACGTCGCTATGCACCAGATTCGATGATGTATACCGAAATGGTGAACGCTACGGGGTTGCACTATGTGAAAGAGTTGCCAAAAATCATGGAGGTAGATCCCAATGAGCGACCAATTAGTATCCAGCTATTTGATTGTCGTCCAGATTTTTTAGCAGAAGCAGCAGTCAAAGCGGTAGAAGAAGGCGCTGATACTGTTGATATTAATATGGGCTGTCCTGTAAATAAAATCACTAAAAATGGTGGTGGTTCGTCGCTATTAAGACAGCCAGAAGTAGCAGAGGCAATAGTTAGAGAGGTAGTAAAGGCTGTTAATGTACCTGTAACAGTCAAAACCCGTATTGGTTGGAATGACAAAGAAATTACTATTCTCGATTTTGCCAAACGGATGGAAGATGCAGGCGCACAAATGATCACCGTGCATGGACGTACTCGCGCCCAAGGGTATAATGGCAATGCGCGTTGGGAATGGATTGCGCGTGTGAAGGAAATCTTATCTATCCCAGTGATTGGGAATGGCGATATCTTCTCAGTGGAAGCGGCGGTGAAATGCTTAGAGCAAACTGGTGCTGATGGGGTGATGTGTTCCCGTGGGACTTTAGGTTATCCGTTTTTGGTGGGAGAAGTAGATTACTTCTTAAAAACTGGAGAACTGTTACCGCCACCTACACCAATTCAGCGTTTGGAATGCGCTAGAGAACATTTACAAGCTTTATGGGAATATAAAGGCGATCGCGGTGTACGTCAAGCCCGCAAGCACATGACTTGGTACGCTAAAGGCTTTGTCGGTGCTGCTGATTTGCGCGGACAGCTAAGTTGTGTAGAAACTGTCAATCAAGGTTTAGATTTGATTGATCGCGCCATTGAACAATTGACTAAGGGTTATGAACCAGAATTAGATGCAGAATCTAATTTTGCTTTTGTTTCATAA
- a CDS encoding 3'-5' exonuclease, with amino-acid sequence MNNQNYPYYLIIDLEATCCDRGTVPRQEMEIIEIGAVMLNGNTWEIDSEFQQFIQPVRNPQLTPFCTNLTSIQQQDIETAPKFTEAIANLKAWMSSFPNNIFCSWGNYDKSQFIQDCKYHHVPYPFGAEHINIKEEFSKYLSVSKRFGMAQALEHLGMELKGTHHRGIDDARNIATIYRYMLTQKRI; translated from the coding sequence ATGAACAATCAAAATTATCCCTATTATCTGATCATCGATTTAGAAGCTACCTGTTGCGATCGCGGGACTGTTCCGCGTCAAGAAATGGAGATCATCGAAATTGGTGCGGTGATGCTCAATGGGAATACTTGGGAAATTGATTCGGAGTTTCAACAGTTTATCCAACCTGTGAGAAATCCGCAATTAACACCTTTCTGCACAAATTTAACTAGCATACAGCAACAAGATATTGAGACAGCGCCTAAATTTACCGAGGCGATCGCTAATCTCAAAGCATGGATGAGTTCATTTCCTAATAATATTTTTTGTTCTTGGGGGAATTACGATAAAAGTCAGTTTATTCAAGACTGTAAATATCATCATGTTCCTTATCCTTTCGGTGCAGAACATATAAATATTAAAGAGGAATTTTCCAAATATCTTAGCGTATCTAAAAGATTTGGTATGGCGCAGGCTCTGGAACATTTAGGAATGGAACTGAAGGGTACACACCACCGTGGTATTGACGATGCGCGCAATATTGCAACCATCTATAGATATATGCTGACCCAAAAGCGTATTTGA
- a CDS encoding pyridoxal phosphate-dependent aminotransferase has translation MESLTSRMQAVQTPIIPVVGELITNSPGTISLGQGVVSYNPPPQAQEFLAKFLAEPTNNLYKAVEGIPPLIAALAAKLQAFNGIEINQNNCIVVTAGSNMGFMNAILAITSPGDEIILNKPYYFNHEMAITMAGCCPVLVDTDENYQLRPDAIAQAITPKTRAVVTISPNNPTGVVYSEAALRQVNQLCGNNGIYHISDEAYEYFTYNGVKHISPAAFANSSDYTISLYSLSKAYGFASWRIGYMVIPQHLLVPVKKVQDTILICAPVISQYAALGALQAKEEYLKENIGAISQVREVVLESLNHLQGLCTITPADGAFYFFLKVHTQMNAFELVKKLIQEHQVAVIPGTTFGMEDGCYLRVAYGALQQETVKAGMERLVQGLQTILGN, from the coding sequence ATGGAATCCCTAACATCTCGTATGCAGGCGGTGCAAACGCCAATCATTCCTGTTGTTGGGGAATTGATTACAAATTCGCCAGGAACTATTTCTTTAGGACAAGGTGTGGTTTCCTACAATCCACCACCACAAGCACAGGAGTTTTTAGCTAAGTTTCTGGCAGAACCCACGAATAATTTATACAAAGCAGTTGAGGGAATTCCGCCATTAATAGCAGCCTTAGCAGCAAAATTACAAGCCTTTAATGGCATTGAAATTAATCAAAATAACTGCATAGTTGTCACCGCCGGCAGCAACATGGGGTTTATGAACGCCATTCTAGCGATTACTAGCCCTGGTGATGAGATTATTCTCAATAAACCCTACTATTTCAATCATGAAATGGCCATTACAATGGCGGGTTGTTGTCCGGTGTTAGTAGATACCGATGAAAATTATCAACTGCGTCCAGATGCGATCGCCCAAGCAATTACACCTAAAACCAGGGCAGTTGTTACGATTTCCCCCAATAATCCTACAGGGGTAGTGTATTCAGAAGCAGCATTGCGGCAAGTTAATCAATTATGTGGCAATAACGGAATTTATCACATTAGCGATGAAGCCTATGAATACTTTACTTATAACGGCGTAAAACATATTTCCCCGGCTGCCTTTGCCAATAGTAGCGATTACACCATTTCCTTGTATAGCCTTTCTAAAGCCTACGGTTTTGCGAGTTGGCGCATCGGTTATATGGTGATTCCGCAACATCTGCTGGTTCCTGTGAAAAAAGTCCAAGATACTATTTTGATTTGTGCGCCAGTCATTTCTCAGTATGCAGCTTTAGGAGCATTGCAAGCTAAAGAAGAGTATTTAAAGGAAAATATTGGTGCAATTTCCCAAGTCAGAGAAGTAGTTTTGGAATCGCTCAATCACCTACAAGGTTTGTGTACTATTACCCCTGCGGATGGCGCATTTTATTTCTTCTTGAAAGTTCATACCCAGATGAATGCTTTTGAGTTAGTCAAAAAACTCATACAGGAACATCAAGTAGCAGTGATTCCTGGTACAACCTTTGGGATGGAAGATGGATGCTATCTGCGTGTTGCTTACGGTGCGCTGCAACAAGAGACGGTAAAAGCAGGGATGGAGAGATTAGTTCAAGGTTTGCAAACAATTCTAGGGAATTAA
- a CDS encoding GAF domain-containing protein → MENSFSLQSSNPNTEQEAYQPDQRFSLYQGDQHRALSKVIARIRESLDIETIFKTTVKEVRQLLNSDRVGVFRFYPDSGWEGEFIYEDVATEWSSALKAKLRDQCFATEFAGLYQQGRINVLHDIYQANISDCHIKLLERFQVRANIAVPLMKGKDLWGLLCIHQCSQPRQWQASEVEFAQLIAEHLGVALLQADYLEQVKIQSAQLAQATARTKVAEWQKTIAKTVEKIRQFLDLKSIFHATTEELRKLLNADRVAIYRFNPDWSGEFVFESVAAGWTSLIEEQSQRPELGENVSECSVKDLAEIPLVDTYLQDTEGGRFTRGEVYRICNDIYQADFSECYINVLESYQAKAYVIIAIYHGQKLWGLLAVYQNDSSRDWQEDEVYLLTQVGTQLGVALQQAEFLEQSQNQAAELTKAAERQRALANTVEKIRQSLDIDIIFKTTTQEVRGLLQVERVSIYRFNPDWSGEFVADSIVDGWTRIIQPQSVTEQALLPGTPPGKYARHEIFVPISQGEKLWGLLVAYQNSQARYWQNEEINLLAQVGVQLGVAIQQAETLKQVQIQAQQLAQAAERERKATEREKALAATVKKMRQSLNLDTIFATTTQEVQRLLELDRATIYRFQEDHNVEFVAESLVNNGTVNRQVVPLIIRDYFQQIQGRDYHNSKILAIKDIYNTEDYTNHISLLHPIVARAYMIVPIFQGEEIWGLLAVYQNSKSRDWQEDEIDLLVHIANQLGVGIQQAELLEQTQRQKEELTQTLTELQRTQTQLIQSEKMAGLGQVVAGVAHEINNPISFIYGNISHVTEYTENLLNLLRIYQKNYPNPKAEVKQQSAEIDIEFIAKDLPKILTSMNTGAERISELVLSLRTFSRLDEADMKPVNIHEGIDSTLMILQHRLKLQADGSGIEVVKKYSPLPPVECYAAEMNQVFMNILSNAIDAIENGVKVKKTIEQPEIYIYTELVDENSIQIRILDNGCGIPENMRSRIFDPFFTTKEPGKGTGVGLYISYQIVVEKHGGQIQCFSEPDKGSEFLIQIPIKRAVS, encoded by the coding sequence ATGGAAAACTCCTTTTCGCTACAATCTTCAAACCCAAATACTGAGCAAGAAGCATATCAGCCAGATCAGAGATTTTCCCTCTATCAAGGCGATCAACATAGAGCTTTGTCTAAAGTAATTGCCCGTATCCGCGAATCTTTAGATATAGAAACTATCTTTAAAACTACAGTCAAAGAAGTGCGTCAGCTGCTCAATAGTGACAGGGTGGGAGTTTTCCGTTTTTACCCTGATTCGGGATGGGAAGGAGAATTTATCTATGAAGATGTGGCTACAGAATGGAGTTCAGCGCTAAAAGCAAAACTGCGCGATCAATGTTTTGCTACAGAATTTGCTGGGTTGTATCAGCAAGGGCGAATTAATGTCTTACATGATATCTATCAAGCTAATATTAGCGATTGTCATATCAAGCTCTTAGAAAGGTTCCAAGTCCGTGCTAATATTGCTGTCCCCCTGATGAAAGGTAAAGATTTATGGGGATTGCTATGTATTCATCAATGTAGTCAACCTCGGCAATGGCAAGCATCAGAAGTTGAATTTGCCCAACTCATTGCTGAACATTTAGGAGTTGCATTACTACAGGCAGATTATCTCGAACAAGTAAAAATACAATCAGCACAATTAGCGCAAGCAACAGCCAGAACCAAAGTAGCAGAATGGCAAAAAACTATAGCCAAAACTGTAGAAAAAATTCGTCAGTTTCTCGATTTAAAAAGCATTTTCCATGCTACCACAGAGGAACTGAGAAAATTGCTGAATGCCGATCGAGTTGCTATTTACCGTTTCAATCCAGATTGGAGTGGTGAATTTGTCTTTGAATCAGTAGCAGCAGGTTGGACTTCTTTAATTGAGGAACAGTCACAGCGTCCTGAATTAGGTGAAAATGTTAGCGAATGTAGTGTTAAAGATTTAGCCGAAATTCCCTTAGTTGATACTTACTTACAAGATACAGAAGGCGGACGTTTTACTAGAGGCGAAGTCTATCGAATTTGTAATGATATTTATCAAGCTGATTTTAGTGAATGTTACATTAACGTCTTAGAAAGTTATCAAGCAAAAGCTTATGTCATTATTGCTATTTACCACGGACAAAAACTTTGGGGTTTGCTAGCTGTTTATCAAAACGATAGCAGCCGTGATTGGCAAGAAGATGAAGTTTATTTACTGACTCAAGTTGGTACTCAACTAGGTGTTGCGTTACAGCAAGCAGAGTTTTTAGAGCAATCACAAAATCAAGCAGCAGAACTCACCAAAGCTGCTGAAAGACAAAGGGCGCTGGCGAATACCGTTGAAAAAATTCGGCAATCATTAGATATTGACATTATATTTAAGACTACTACTCAAGAAGTACGAGGATTATTACAAGTAGAAAGAGTCTCAATTTATCGTTTTAATCCTGACTGGAGTGGTGAATTTGTTGCAGATTCTATTGTTGATGGCTGGACAAGAATCATTCAACCACAATCTGTCACAGAACAGGCGCTTTTACCAGGAACACCACCAGGTAAATATGCGCGTCATGAAATATTTGTACCTATTTCTCAAGGCGAGAAACTTTGGGGTTTATTAGTAGCTTATCAAAACTCCCAAGCACGTTATTGGCAAAATGAAGAAATCAATTTGTTAGCGCAAGTAGGCGTACAATTAGGAGTAGCAATACAGCAAGCAGAAACCTTGAAGCAGGTGCAAATACAGGCGCAGCAATTGGCTCAAGCTGCTGAAAGAGAACGGAAAGCTACTGAAAGAGAGAAAGCTTTAGCTGCAACCGTGAAAAAAATGCGCCAATCGCTCAATCTTGATACTATATTTGCCACCACTACTCAAGAAGTGCAAAGACTATTAGAACTTGATAGAGCCACAATTTACCGTTTTCAAGAAGACCATAATGTTGAATTTGTAGCTGAATCATTAGTAAATAATGGGACAGTGAATCGGCAAGTTGTGCCTTTAATTATTAGAGATTATTTCCAACAAATTCAAGGCAGAGATTACCATAACAGTAAAATTCTGGCTATTAAAGATATTTACAATACAGAAGATTATACCAATCATATTTCTTTGCTACATCCTATAGTAGCTAGAGCCTATATGATTGTGCCAATTTTCCAAGGTGAAGAAATTTGGGGATTGCTGGCGGTATATCAAAATAGTAAATCTCGAGATTGGCAAGAAGATGAGATTGATTTACTAGTGCATATTGCCAATCAATTAGGCGTAGGAATTCAACAAGCAGAATTACTAGAACAAACGCAGCGCCAAAAAGAAGAATTGACACAAACACTGACAGAGTTGCAACGCACGCAAACTCAGTTAATTCAAAGTGAAAAAATGGCTGGGTTAGGACAAGTAGTTGCTGGCGTAGCTCATGAAATTAATAATCCAATTAGTTTTATTTACGGCAATATTTCCCATGTCACCGAATATACTGAAAACTTGCTGAACCTGCTGCGAATTTATCAGAAAAATTATCCTAATCCGAAAGCAGAAGTTAAACAGCAATCAGCAGAAATAGATATAGAATTTATCGCTAAAGACTTACCTAAGATTCTGACTTCTATGAATACTGGTGCAGAACGCATCAGCGAATTAGTACTTTCATTACGTACTTTTTCACGCCTGGATGAAGCAGATATGAAACCTGTGAACATCCATGAAGGTATTGACAGTACATTAATGATTTTACAACATCGCCTGAAACTGCAGGCTGATGGGAGTGGTATTGAAGTAGTGAAGAAATACTCTCCATTACCTCCAGTTGAGTGCTATGCAGCCGAGATGAATCAGGTATTTATGAATATTCTCAGTAATGCAATTGATGCAATAGAGAATGGAGTAAAAGTGAAAAAAACCATTGAGCAGCCTGAAATTTATATTTATACAGAACTGGTAGATGAAAATTCCATCCAGATTCGGATTTTGGACAATGGTTGTGGTATTCCAGAAAATATGCGATCGCGAATTTTTGATCCGTTCTTTACCACCAAGGAGCCAGGTAAAGGTACGGGTGTGGGATTATATATTAGCTATCAGATTGTTGTGGAAAAACATGGTGGTCAAATTCAGTGCTTTTCCGAGCCTGATAAAGGTTCTGAGTTCTTAATTCAAATTCCGATTAAACGGGCAGTCAGCTAA
- a CDS encoding type 1 glutamine amidotransferase translates to MNYQITIGWLYPTLMSTYGDRGNVITIERRAQWRGFGVKVVSLDQNATAEDIKAVDLIVGGGAQDRQQEIVMRDLQGAKADAMREKIENGTPGVFTCGSPQLLGHYYEPGLGQRIEGLGILDLVSVHPGENTKRCIGNLVIEVTASRLAQDLKAMTGSTPYLVGFENHGGRTKLGKVEALGKVVYGLGNNGEDGTEGAFYQNAIATYSHGPLLPKNPFVADWLIQTALRLKYQQPITLEPLDDTLAMQAREAMFKRLKVSLPTPAAANV, encoded by the coding sequence ATGAATTATCAAATTACAATCGGTTGGTTATATCCGACGCTGATGAGTACCTATGGCGATCGCGGTAATGTAATTACTATAGAACGCCGCGCTCAATGGCGGGGATTTGGCGTTAAGGTTGTATCTTTAGATCAAAATGCGACAGCAGAGGATATTAAAGCTGTTGATTTAATTGTCGGTGGTGGCGCACAAGACCGCCAGCAGGAAATTGTTATGCGCGATTTGCAAGGTGCGAAAGCCGATGCGATGCGTGAAAAAATCGAAAATGGCACACCGGGAGTATTTACCTGTGGTTCTCCGCAGTTGCTAGGACATTATTACGAACCTGGACTAGGACAACGCATTGAAGGTTTAGGAATTTTAGATTTAGTCTCTGTGCATCCTGGTGAAAATACTAAACGCTGCATCGGTAACTTAGTCATTGAAGTGACAGCTTCTCGCCTAGCGCAGGATTTAAAAGCGATGACAGGTAGCACACCGTATTTAGTCGGCTTTGAAAATCACGGTGGACGTACCAAGCTAGGGAAAGTGGAAGCCTTGGGAAAAGTCGTGTACGGCTTAGGCAATAACGGTGAAGATGGTACAGAAGGAGCATTTTATCAGAATGCGATCGCAACCTATTCTCACGGCCCCTTGTTACCCAAAAATCCCTTTGTTGCAGATTGGTTAATTCAAACAGCGTTGCGGCTGAAGTATCAACAGCCAATCACACTAGAACCTTTAGATGATACCTTAGCAATGCAAGCACGGGAAGCCATGTTTAAGCGGTTGAAAGTGAGTTTACCAACACCTGCTGCAGCTAACGTTTAA
- the petN gene encoding cytochrome b6-f complex subunit PetN, with protein MAILTLGWVSLLVVFTWSIAMVVWGRNGL; from the coding sequence ATGGCGATTTTGACATTGGGATGGGTATCACTGTTGGTCGTATTCACTTGGTCAATTGCAATGGTAGTTTGGGGCCGTAACGGACTATAG
- a CDS encoding cytochrome P450, protein MQLPNQLKKPPFLQRIQWVADPVGYMESAAQQYPDLFTARIIGFGNNIVFVNHPQGLQEILTNDRKKFLAIGKENKLLQPLLGDYSIVMLDGDRHRKRRQLVMPSFHGDRMRAYGQLIRDLTEKLLNQLPTNQIFSARNTTQEISLQVILQTVFGVYEGERCEQLKQQLKLMGDLFRSPLTSSFLFFPALQKDLGAWSPWGKFLRDQKKLDQLLYAEIAERRQKPNPERIDILSLLMSATDEAGNQMTDQELRDELITLLVAGYETTATAMAWGLYWIHQKPEVYTKLLQELDNLGDAPDPMSIFRLPYLTAVCNETLRIRPVAMLTFPRVVQEPVELIGYSLQPNTVVIGCMFLTHQREDLYPEHQQFKPERFLERQFSPYEFIPFGGGVRRCLGEALAIFEMKIVLATILSRYQLALADHKPEVARRRGLTLAPANGVKMMITGKRARQESQLSLASN, encoded by the coding sequence ATGCAACTACCCAATCAGCTGAAAAAGCCTCCTTTTCTGCAAAGAATCCAATGGGTGGCTGATCCTGTAGGATATATGGAAAGTGCAGCCCAGCAATATCCCGATCTTTTCACTGCCCGGATCATTGGTTTTGGGAACAACATCGTTTTTGTGAACCATCCCCAGGGTTTACAAGAAATATTAACCAATGATCGCAAAAAGTTTTTAGCCATTGGTAAAGAAAATAAACTTTTACAGCCTTTATTAGGAGACTATTCAATTGTCATGCTAGATGGCGATCGCCACAGAAAGCGACGACAATTAGTTATGCCTTCCTTTCATGGCGATCGGATGCGAGCATATGGTCAGCTAATACGTGATTTGACTGAAAAATTACTTAATCAATTACCGACTAATCAGATATTTTCGGCTCGTAACACCACCCAAGAGATTTCTCTGCAAGTCATTTTACAAACAGTGTTTGGTGTTTATGAGGGAGAACGTTGCGAACAACTGAAGCAACAATTAAAGTTGATGGGGGATCTGTTTCGCTCTCCTTTAACTTCTAGCTTTCTGTTTTTCCCTGCTTTACAAAAAGATTTAGGTGCTTGGAGTCCCTGGGGAAAATTTCTCCGAGATCAAAAGAAACTCGATCAATTACTTTATGCAGAAATTGCCGAACGTCGCCAGAAACCAAATCCTGAACGCATAGATATTCTCTCTTTACTGATGTCCGCAACAGATGAAGCGGGTAATCAAATGACCGATCAAGAGTTGCGAGATGAGTTGATTACTCTGTTAGTTGCTGGATACGAAACGACCGCAACGGCGATGGCTTGGGGATTATATTGGATACACCAAAAACCAGAAGTCTACACCAAATTATTACAAGAACTAGACAATTTGGGCGATGCTCCTGACCCTATGAGCATTTTCCGACTGCCCTATCTTACTGCTGTCTGTAATGAAACTTTGCGGATTCGGCCAGTTGCTATGTTGACATTTCCCAGGGTAGTACAAGAACCTGTTGAGCTCATAGGATATTCTCTACAACCAAATACAGTAGTCATTGGCTGTATGTTTCTCACCCATCAACGAGAGGATTTGTATCCAGAACATCAGCAATTTAAGCCAGAAAGATTTCTCGAACGCCAATTTTCCCCCTATGAATTTATACCCTTTGGTGGCGGTGTCCGTCGCTGTTTAGGTGAAGCTTTAGCCATATTTGAAATGAAAATAGTATTGGCAACAATTCTTTCGCGCTATCAACTCGCTTTAGCTGATCATAAACCAGAAGTAGCTCGCCGTCGGGGTCTTACCCTTGCGCCTGCGAATGGTGTCAAAATGATGATTACAGGTAAGCGTGCGCGTCAAGAGTCGCAGTTAAGTCTGGCAAGTAATTGA